The genomic region AGATCTTCCCCACCCCTAGCCCGAAACGCTTCGAGGACACCACGTCCTCGCAGATGCCCAGGCTCAGGTGGGCCAGATATCCGAAAGCGAGCATCCCCCCCGCGAGGGCAAGGATCGATCGGACCCCCTCTCCGCGCGACGCGTACCACCAGGCTCCCATCAGCGCGAAGCCGAGGAGAGCGGCCGTGGCCGCGGCGGGAGTCAGGAGCTGAGCCACCACCGGTCCCGGCAGGCCGAGGAGAGGCCCGAAGTCCGTGGCCCACGCATGCAAGGGAGGGGATCGCGGGGCGCTCACCCCAATGCCCCTCCCTCCGATCCCGAAGGCGAGGGCTGCCCCCACCAGGACGAGAAGCAGACCGAGCACGCCCAGCGCCCGGAAGACCCAAGCTCGGCGGGCCTCCCCTTCCGGGTCCGACAGGCTGATCGCGATCAGGAGGGCGAGGGGGGGGAGAAGGGGGAAGGCATAGTGCTCGAGTCTCGCGGACAGGCTGAAGAACGCGAGCGTGACTCCCGTCCAGACGAGGCCAAGCCGGGCGACCGCCCTTCTTCCCGGGTCATCTGTGCTGCCCGGCCGAGGGCGGAAGGCCAGGGTGGCTAGAAATGGGGTCCAGGGAAAAAGCCAGACCGGTATCAGGGCCAGGAACAAGGGAAGAGACACGGACTCAAAGTCCAAGGGTTCTCTGCGGTTGAAGAACCGCAGGACCTGCTCGTTTAGGAAGTAGTGGCGGAGGAATCCCGGATTCTCAAGGGAAGCCGCGACATGCCAGGGGGCGGCGAGGAGGACGAAGAGAGCTCCCCCGCCGAGGGCGGGCCCGATGCGCAAGCGCGGACCCGCGCGGGCGAGAAGCATGTAGGTGAGCGGGATCGCTGAGGAGATGAAGACGGCAACCAACCCCTTCGAGAGCAGGCCACCCGCGAGGGCCGCGGAGAAGACGAGGACGCGGAAAGTGGGACGCTCTGGATCCAGATACCACCGCAGGAACGCATCCATCGCCAACACCTGGAAAAAGACCATGGCGCTGTCGTGCAGCGTCTCGCGCGTGAAGAGATAGGTGCCCGTACTGAAGGCGAAGGCTAGGCCCGCCCCGAGCCCCGCCAACTCGCCGGCCAGGGAGGCTGCCATCCGAGTCAGGAGCCACGTGGTCGCGATCACGAAAAGGGCCGGGGGAAGGTGGGCCGCGAACTCGGTCGCGCCCAGCACGCGGTAGGTGGAGGCTAGGATCCAATAGAGGAGAGGGGGCTTGTCGAGGAAGCGTACTCCGTTGACGTAAGGGGCGACCCAGTCATGGCGTGCCAGCATGCCCTGGGCCGCGTGGACGTAGAGCGCCTCGTCGACGTCCAGGACCGCGCGCCCTCCGGCGCAAGGCAGATAGAGCACGGCCGCGAGCAGAACGGGGGCCAGGAGCATGAGTCGGCTCTTCACGACGACGTATTGTCCGGTAGGAAGCCGGAGTGCTCAAGCGCGAGCCGCGTGCCGCCGGATGGCGTCGATGGGAGCGTCAAGGAGGCGCCTGTGGAGATCGATGCCCAGCACCTAGCAATGCCACCACCCGGTTAATCGCGGGTGCATCCGCCAAACGGAGGGTCCCGGACGCGGACAACTGGCGGATCGCCGGGCGCGGTCCGGTCGGATCCACGGAGGGCGCTTGCAACCTAGAGCACCCATTGCGCCTCGCTCGAAGACCCGGCACGGCGCCCGAACCGGCCGCAGCGGGGGCGGGAGCGCTCGACCGAGAGGACTCGTTTCACTAGTATGAAAGGATGGGGGCGTAAGCCGCGGCCCGCATGGGTGACTCCGATGGATGGCCGGACAATGAGCTCTTGATGACGGTCGCGGACGAGCCCTCCGCCTTTCCCCCGGACCAGGTCTCTTCCAGGACTCGTCTCCGAGGCAGGCCACGCCCGCATCCCTCACACCGCTCACCCGTCAGCGACCTCGACCCGTCGGGGCGACCGGGAATAAAGAGCGAACCGGGGCCCGGGGAGACTGGGCTCGGACGACCGCCCATGGATTCTTGATGCTGCTCTGCCCCTCTTGCCAGGCGGAGAATGACGACGTAGCCCAGGTCTGCTTCACCTGCCGCACGATCCTCTCCGCCGTCACCCGGGGCACGGTTATCGGAAGCCGCTACGAGATCCTGAGCCCCCTCGGCAAGGGGGGGATGGGGGCCGTGTACAAAGCTCGCGACCGCGTCCTCGATGAGGTGGTCGCCCTTAAGCTCCTGCGCGCTGACGTCGCCGGTTCTTCCGAGATGGCCGAACGCTTCCGATCGGAGATCCGGCTCGCTCGTCGGGTGAGCCACTGGAACGTTTGCCGAATCCATGAGTACGGCGCGGACGGTCCCCTCCAATACATCTCGATGGAGCTCGTGGAGGGGACCCACCTCAAGGCGTTGTTGGAGGGAGGCCCGCTGCCCACGGCGCAAGCCTTCGACGTCGCGCTTCAGATAGCCGA from Vicinamibacteria bacterium harbors:
- a CDS encoding glycosyltransferase family 39 protein, giving the protein MKSRLMLLAPVLLAAVLYLPCAGGRAVLDVDEALYVHAAQGMLARHDWVAPYVNGVRFLDKPPLLYWILASTYRVLGATEFAAHLPPALFVIATTWLLTRMAASLAGELAGLGAGLAFAFSTGTYLFTRETLHDSAMVFFQVLAMDAFLRWYLDPERPTFRVLVFSAALAGGLLSKGLVAVFISSAIPLTYMLLARAGPRLRIGPALGGGALFVLLAAPWHVAASLENPGFLRHYFLNEQVLRFFNRREPLDFESVSLPLFLALIPVWLFPWTPFLATLAFRPRPGSTDDPGRRAVARLGLVWTGVTLAFFSLSARLEHYAFPLLPPLALLIAISLSDPEGEARRAWVFRALGVLGLLLVLVGAALAFGIGGRGIGVSAPRSPPLHAWATDFGPLLGLPGPVVAQLLTPAAATAALLGFALMGAWWYASRGEGVRSILALAGGMLAFGYLAHLSLGICEDVVSSKRFGLGVGKICRLGDHVVVDGDYETANSMNFYQPLPLQIVEGSAPTLEDGLRYPDAPRLLLSLPDLEGGWKSGERYCVLAPEERLSGLGLSPVHVVMSAGGRVLACNRPLN